AATTCCTTTGCAATGCCTTGAGAGCCAATGATATACACGCGTTTCTTGAAATCCGATCTCTTCAGGTAGGCAGCAGTTGCATGGGCAGTGGATATAATCCCATCCTCAGTGATGTGGAAGCCCAATTGGACACCCTTTTGTAGTAGTTCTGAGCGTGTTTTCGTTGAATTgtttgtgcaaaaataaatgcttttgcCAATGGACTTCAATTGGTTTATAGTGTCGACGGCGCCTTCAATAGCATTGCCATATACCCAGAGAACTCCTAAAATGCAATACAAcagaataaattttatgagcaaATTGATtcaattacatatgtatgtatagatacatacatatgtatgtatacacataattttgtatttcacAACTTTGCAGAACCGCGCTTCATTCAGATTAATTTGTAGCGGCTTTTAAAGGTCATGCTGGTCGCCTCTTTGACATTGTACATTGACATTCAAATTTTACACGTTTACTgattcacacgcacacatgtaactcacaaatgttttaattatttatatttattgctagtTATGCAATTCTCAGGCAGCAGTGCAAAATAGTATTAACAAAATCCTCGCTTGTAGGAAGCTACATTTTTAACGTCTGATTCAGGTTCAGGCTGCTTACCATCGCAGTCAGTTACAACGGTATCGAATCCCTTTATCCACGCCCTCATCCCAGCAGCTGAAAGCCCCAGCAAGTTTGTACACGATTGTTTATACATTATGTTGGTGGGCAACTCGTGGTTGTATTCTTCAATCAAGCTATTCGAAACGTGCTCTGCAGTTGACATCTTGTTTCTGTGGCTATCTATTAATTACAACATTTTCACagataatttatttatgtatatctAATAGTTGTGCGAGCTTTTGCAAGTCTGGCAGCTCTGTTGAAAATTTGTCCAGCGAATacacaatgacaacaacagctgacCACAAGCGAAAAAAAGCTGTGAAACATTAATCGTTATCGGTGTCGTtaacagtttaattttaaatcaattttgtgTATCTTCTTGGCATAGCATATATAGCTGACATATTAAAGTatctcatatatatatatatttccgAAATGTgccttttaaaaataatttgtaccAGATGAGAAATCATTTTTttacttgaaataaatatgataatATTGATTTTCAAACAATTATATCGGAAAAAATAACCGAATAGCTTGATATCGAAGTTTAATGAACAGCCCTTATGTTATTTCTTATTTGAAATCTTAGCGCTGACTTGTGAAATTATCAACTGATAAAGATATCAATATTTAAAGATAATGAATTCAACGTGCAatgaaacttttgtttatagattATATCAAACACATTTAACTATTCGGTCCAcgtaattgaattgaaacaatattataaaaaaaggtAATGAGCTTTAgttatacatttttgctttttattattgtaataggcgcttatatttatatttaataacttatagtatattttttgttttgttgaatCTCAGCTTATATTCAGTTTTTTACATGCTGGAAGAACAAACCATTGCAAACGAAAAATACTGTAGCTACACTAGattgtaagcaaattattttgtatgatcATAACTACTATAGATgtacaaacaaatgtatgGATGTTATTAGGCGTAAAAGTTAGGGTAGGCGTGCTGGAATTTAGGTCGAAAAATGTTGGGATTTGTAccataatttgcattaaataaatctcATTAAGCTAGCAATGTATAAACGAACGAAAAGTTTGCtaattatagtttaaattattttacattaatcataattattaattaagcacTAGACATGAAAATTTATCGAGAAATTGCATTTAGAGTGTTCCTTTTGGACAccttgattgtttttttttttgtttgtgtatgtgtgggctATGGAACTGAgagcgtgtgtatgtgtgagagAGGTAATGAGACAAGTCTATTAACTAATGGATTTCGCCTAAAACTGTGACATCAATAAGCTGCCTGGGCCGCCAGTTCCACTGCCAGCACCACTGCCGCTGGTCCCCAATACGGAGCCCAGTAGCGCTCCacttggcatttgttgttgctgctgcattggcagctgttgttgcatttgcatagaTGCGGGAAAACTGTTCATGCCCATGCCTGAATTCAGGCTGGCACTGACGCCAACGCTGCCCGTCGACATAGGCGTGGCACCCATAACTGGCCCGCCCATGCCTCCAACAGCAGTACTGCCACCAAGCGCAGTCCCGGGCTCTGGACTTTGATTCttctttttgcgctttttctCCTTTTTGCGTTTCTTTCGCTCTTTATCATCCTCGTGACGTTTCTGTTTTTTGTGCTTCTTTTCGTAGGTCTCTAGGCCAGCCGAATCTAAAAGAATATGTATAAAAGCTGTATCCTGATTTTGTCAATCTCACATGCACTTACCCAGCAACGTCGATTCCGTACCCCCAGGTGTAATGCCAtctttgtgtttgtgctttttatgcttgtttttgtgttttcgcGCAGGTGTTGCATATGTAGTGCGATACTGTTCCGGCAGCTGAAAACCAAttcgaattaaattaattaattattgtatagATAAAAGCTAGTATGTAGACTCACCGGTCCTGGATGCAAACGAAAGCCAACCAGTTGCATGGCGGTTAGTGGCAGCAGTTCCTTGCCGCCAATGGGGGGCTTCTCGATGACGCTGCGCAACGTACTGTTCTCGACGGGGTGCAAGGTGAGGTCATTGATGCCGGGTATGTTGGGCAGAAAGGACGCCAGCGACTCTTTGAACTTTTTTTCCTTGAATTTTGTAAGTGTGTGATGCAGGCCATGTTCTGTCATGAGATCCTTATCACCTGTGAGGTCCGCCTTGGCGGGTGGCTCTTTCATTGAATAGAAGGGGCCCGTGTGTATAATCGTAGGCGTCTTGCCCAGCGATATTGTTGTCTTAAGGGTCCCTGATGAGTCCTGGCGCGCCACCACAGGCGAACGTCCACCGTGTGGTGAGGATCTGGGTGAATCCATCATAATATTGCCATAattgttattcattttaagGCAGCGGGTCAGGAGCAGGGACACCGATATAGGCACACGCACGTACGCACACAATAATAAATCAGAAGCaaaaacaactacaacaaggCCAGACAGCGCAGCAACTTTCGCAACTCTCTACCAGAGGCTGCCGCATATACAAAACGCGAGCAATATGCGCCCAGCTTGTTATTGCGGCCGCTCGAcacttttatgtatttttaaacgattattttgcacttttattgCCTTTTTTGCCACCTAATTCGCGTACAAAACCCTCGCCATCTTGTTGTGTGCGCGTACAAGTGTGACCAAATGCTGGTAGTGCTGGCCATTTTAGCAATATAATAGCTAGACTTGGCTATTTTGatatttcaaagcaaaaaatagttCTGAATCGATATTGGCTAgatatttagctattttaataTTGGATTTGAATATACAAACGACGGTACGAATGTTTTATTAAGGTAATCCattctatttttaaaattttaaaataagttgCCAATTTTACTAAGCCGctgtttttaattgatttagctattttaatgCATGAAACTCTAACAATTGGTATCTGCTAGAATCCGATTGAAGTAGCTAAATTCACGATTGCAAACTCTGCACTCATCGGTCTGCAGTTGCTATCGATAAATTGGCCGTCACCTGTGCACCTTTGCGGAATTTCGTGTATTTTTCGTTTTAGCTTCGAAACAAGCATCAAaaattgtgtgtttttttatttacatacaagaTTAATTGCTAGTTATTAACCAACCAAACAGCAATGCAGTCGACATTACGCAGAGCTGTGACAACTGTGGCCAAGGTACATCATCATCGTCGAGAATCTCGCCTAGGGGGGGTTATGCAATTCTAACCTAAATAGGTCACAGTTTtggcattaaatgcaatttaccgTCACCATGACGTCAAAAAAGTGTGTGGCCGGGTGTCAAGGTCGATCGTTTATTATCAGCTGACTAAGCTGCCAGtttatcaaaaaattaataactgtGCTAAGTGTCGTGAGATTAGCGTAAACgtaaacacaacaaaaacaatgataTCGATTCTTTttcctccctctctctctcattctcttgCAGACACAACTGCGcacaaatgcagcaattttgGGAGCATTGAATGCTCGCTCCTATTCGAGCACTCATGAAGCCGACATTGTGGTCATTGGCTCTGGGCCCGGCGGCTATGTGGCCGCTATTAAAGCGGCCCAGATGGGCATGAAGACCGTCAGTGTGGAAAAAGAGGCAACGTTGGGTGGCACTTGCTTGAATGTGGGCTGCATACCCTCGAAGGCGCTGCTTAACAACTCCCACTACTATCACATGGCCCACTCGGGTGACTTGGCCAATCGTGGTGTCATTTGCGGCAGCGTTTCACTTGACCTGGAGAAGCTCATGGGACAGAAGACAAATGCTGTTAAGGCGCTGACTGGTGGAATTGCTATGCTCTTCAAGAAGAACAAAGTTACACAACTGACAGGTTTCGGCTCCATTGTCAGTCCCAACGAGGTGCAAGTGAAAAAGGCGGACGGCACCACCGAGACGGTTAAGACCAAGAATATATTGATTGCTACCGGCTCCGAAGTGACTCCCTTCCCAGGCATTACAGTAAGTCCACAATCTATGATTGCAAGTGACAATTCTAAAAGCTTAACTATTCTGCAGATTGATGAGGAGGTCATTGTGAGCAGCACGGGTGCTCTGAAGCTGGCCAAAGTGCCAAAGCACATGGTTGTGATTGGCGCTGGCGTCATCGGCTTGGAGCTGGGTTCAGTTTGGTCCCGATTGGGTGCAGAGGTGACCGCTATTGAGTTTATGGATACCATTGGCGGCGTGGGCATTGACACTGAGGTCTCCAAGACCTTCCAAAAGGTGCTCACCAAGCAGGGCCTCAAGTTCAAGCTAGGAACCAAAGTAATGGCCGCTTCTCGCAGCGGCGACAACGTATCCGTTTCTGTGGAGAACGCCAAATCCGGAGAAAAGGAAGAAATCCAGTGCGATGCCTTGCTTGTCAGCGTAGGACGTCGCCCCTACACGGAGGGCTTGGGCCTGGAGGCCGTGGGCATTGTTAAGGATGATCGCGGTCGCATTCCTGTCAATGCCACCTTCCAGACAGTAGTGCCCAACATTTACGCCATTGGCGATTGCATTCACGGCCCCATGTTGGCTCACAAGGCAGAAGATGAGGGTTTGATCACCATCGAGGGCATCAACGGTGGACATGTGCATATTGACTACAACTGCGTGCCCAGCGTTGTCTACACGCATCCCGAGGTTGCGTGGGTGGGCAAATCGGAGGAGATGCTTAAGCAAGAAGGTGTGGCCTATAAGGTTGGTAAGTTCCCCTTCATGGCGAACTCGCGTGCCAAGACCAACAACGAGACCGATGGCTTCGTAAAAGTGCTTGCCGATCAGGCTACAGACCGCGTGCTGGGCACGCATATCATTGGTCCAGCTGCCGGCGAACTCATCAACGAAGCCGTTCTTGCCATGGAGTATGGCGCTTCTGCGGAAGACATCGCCCGCGTCTGCCATGCCCATCCTGTAAGTTGACAGTTGATTTGATTCAAACAGTCTAAAGAACTGCTTTCTTTATTACTTTATAGACATGCTCGGAGGCATTGCGCGAAGCTAACGTGGCAGCCGCTTTCGGTAAGCCTATCAACTTTTAACTCGATTCCACTGTTGACCATCTAGCTGCCTGTTGACTCCGCACTTGCAACACTATTTCGATCGATGCGAGCTTTCCGAGTGTTTGAAATTCTCATATGTGCAACTGTAACGAAACATCTCCgatgaatatataaattgcaatacaaTGCAACTATGTAAATTGCCTGTTTGTCTTAGAAATAAAATcttgtttaaaatttgaattggtCGCGCAACCTTTACTTTACAGTCGATAGGCACATTTCACTTGCAAGTATCGATATATTAAGAGTCGGCGGTGAACAGAGACGGCAACAATATACCGTTCCTTTAAGATTTAAATATGGCGCGGAAAGAACATTTCAAAtgaattatttcaaaatgtatATCATTTATTGTTTAGATCACTGCTGCTCTTACTTGAAATACCTTGacatttaagcaaacattttcatatCTTCAACTGGCTCTAAGGAAATTGTAAATGCTTTCCACATGCGATTAAATTCTGCCTGAAGTTCCTTGATCATCACGTTGTTTGTGGTGATGACGATATTCTCCCAGTTGCCGCCGAATCCCCTTATTGTCCAATTAGCTGAGCCATTAATTATGCAACTGTTGCAGAGATTTGGTTTAGTGCGTCTTCCCCGCTCCAGGCATATTTCTTCAACACGCAATTCCTCGTCAATGATGCAGAATTTGTGATGCATGAGACTCAAACTTTTAGGTCCGCGCATCATAGCGCCTAAGTTTATTAGCATCCAAATGCTGGTCCCAGCCTTAAATGCTCTCGAATTCTCACAAATTATGCGTAGCTGGACACCACGTGCCATGGCTTGTTTCAAAGCCTCAAATAATTCAGTCGAGTTAAACGTAAACATGGCCATATCAATGCAGTACTGCGCCTTATCAATAGTTTCAATTATGCGATTAATGCTGTTCTGCGAACAATtcacatttttgcatttaagtggagcacttttatttacatttttgtgaTGCTGAAAAATGCATTCATATCCGTTTTCGTTGAACATCAACACATCGAAGACTTCTTTTCGCGGTATAAATGttcttatatatttgtagGCGAACCAAATTACTTCTGATACCGCAACTGTGCTGGCGGCGATACAGCAGGTATACGTTATGGGATAATGACTAAGCCATGCATGCACGTCAAAAATAAACAtggttaatttattttaaaacaggCGGTACATTTAATCTTATAAAGTTAGCTTATTCAAATGAActgcttaaatataataagctgTTTGAACTCAATTGAGCTACTTCCTTGACATATGAACCGTTCAATTGAACGAATGAACAAGCGAAACATATGTGCATTGATATTTCGATTTCTTTACAACATCTGATACGAAGCACAACTGTTATTTTAATGTCTGTCAAAATTTAAGAACCAGCAAAtacgtattttgttttttaagttcTGTAACACTtcattattttctattttcaatACTACCACGAGTACCAAATTCGAAAGACTTGCAATGTTTCGTGTTGGTAAATTCAATGCACAGGTTGTTCGGCGAATAGCGACACAGAAGCGCTTCATGTCCTTGGCCAAGCGATTAATAAATTCCCATCAGACGCTGCAGTCAAATACAAACACTCATCAGGGGCGCTTGGCCGGCAACCAGTCGGCCACACATCAAATATCCTACGGCGGCAAGCCGGCAAAGAAAACACATGGCAGTGATCATGAGAATGCCGTAAGTTTTTTAGGAGGGGGACCACTGTCTGTTGTGATGTAATAGCTATTGATTTTGTTCGCAGCACAAGATGCGCTGGCCGCGCAAGGTGTTCAGCGGCATACAGCCCACCGGCTCAATGCATCTGGGTAATTATTTGGGCGCAGTGCGTAAGTGGATTGAATTGCAAACAGCCCGGGATGATGTGACTTTGTGTATTGTGGACATGCATTCAATAACCATGCCACACAATCCGCCTGTGTTGCGAGAAAACATCTTCACCATGGCTGCAACGCTGTTAGCCTGCGGCGTTGATCCCTCCCAAAGCACGCTCTTTGTGCAGTCCGCCGTAATGGAGCATAGTGAATTCAATTGGATACTCAGCTCACTGTGCACCATGCCCAGGCTGGCACAATTGCCGCAATTTAAGGAAAAATCTCGCACGCTGCGTGATGTTCCGCTTGGACTCTATGTATATCCAGTACTGCAGGCAGCTGACATTATGCTTTACAAGTACGGTCTAAAGCTAATACAAATTAAcgaattgttatttaatatcaTTTTCCATACCATAGATCTACTCATGTGCCTGTTGGCGTTGATCAACTGCAGCATATTCAGCTGGCGCAGCATTTAGCGCGTACTTTTAACACACGCTACGGTGAAATGTTTCCAGTCTGCAATCCTATGATTGAAGAGAACGAAGCCTCTAGGATCTTGTCGCTACGTGATACTTCGAAAAAGATGTCCAAGTCTGATTTGAATCCCAAGGGCACTATCAATCTGTGCGATAATCCGGATCAAATTGCTGAGAAGATCAAGAAGGCACTCACGGACTTTACATCGGACATTTCGTTCAGTCCAAGCATGCGACCCGGAGTTAGCAATCTGGTCAATATACACGCCCAAGTTACGGGCCAAACCATTAAACAGGTGGTGAGTGAGGCAAACACTTTGGATACTGCGAAGTATAAGGAACGCGTGTCGGAGGCAGTCATTGAGCATCTGCGCCCCATCCGCGAAAAGATTCAACAGCACTTGGCCAATCGTAACGAACTTATTTATATGCTGGAGATGGGCGCGGACAAGGCACGCCAAACTGCCCAGCAAACTATGAGCGAGGTGCGGCAGCGCCTGGGTCTTGGTACCAACGTCAATATGCCAGCGTGTGTACATTTGCCACCACCGTTGCCTGAACACAACAGGCTAACGGCCGCTCAGCGTCTTTCCAAAGGCGTACTAATGCCCGATGTAAATGCCCACACACAACCGCATTTTGATCAACGCACTGAACCGGGCAACGCTGCATTAGCCGTTGGTGGCAACGCCGGGGAGTCTACTACCAGCGAAATGTCCCAGCCCCGTCTCTTGCGTCGACCTGTTGTCCCCTTGCAGACGATGCGTGTAGAGAAGTTCCGCAACAAAGGACCACCGCGGCATGTATTCAAGATGGATAGCTACAATACGCCTAATATTGGATTCCGGGCTCCAACCACGTCCAGTGGAAAAATGGATTTCCGTGATCGTCACTCAACGGCCTCGGCAGCTAACTTTGGGTTTAGCATTGCGCCCGATGCTAGCATGGTGAACAGCATTTCGGGTTTCAAGTACAGCCAGCATTCGAGTCCCAGCGCGGTAGCATCCATTACTAGTCAGGTAAATGCGGCTACCAAACAGCAGGAACTGGTGAGCAGCTTGGCCAACAGTGCGTActataaagcagcagccactgcttTCAACAATACGAATCCTAATGTGATCAATATGGCGGCTGGTGCAGTCTCTGCAAGTAATCGTAGCAATTCAACAACAAGTGGCAATACTGCGTCGCCGGCTATAGAAGAGGAGGAAGCTGTTGTAGAAGAGCAAGAAGATGAAGAAGAATTGAATGCTGCGGCTCCGTCAGAGTcaacaaaagttgaaaattaaatgttagttGTAGacagtacatatatatatttattaaatcgtctgtaaatatattgttaaagtTCAACGAGGAATGTTATTAGCAAAAGTATTAGCAAGAACTGTGTCTTTACTTCAGTCTGTTATTGCGAAATGTGAGCTGTGCGCCATAATTATGTAGTTTGCGCTATGACATTTATGTATATCGATAGACTGGCTCGATTTTTCGCTCGCACAATTGCTTAGGCTGGAGAACGTTTGAGTCGAACTCGAACCCATTTCTCCCGCTCAAACAGCGTTCGAGCCTCGAACTTCGCGCGAACATAACAAATAgaagaaacattttttaaacttCAAGCGGTCCGGACGTGTTTTTCGTCGCTGTTTGTGTTACCCATGTTTTAtacttgtgtttgtgtgaaaATCACTGTTTAAGCCTAAAAACAACGTATGCAAATGCGTTGCCAACGTTACGCACGCGTAGAAATATAAAACCCAAGTGCTagttaaatgaaaagaaagaaaaaatagaaaataaaaccGCAAAGTGTGAAACAGCGAATGACGAGCCGCGTCTAGTGAAagtgcagcaaacacacacacacgcacaacaaaattaacaactATTACACAGTTGACTATTTATTCAGTTTTTGCCagtatatacaaacaaaattaaataactagcagcagctacttCATCGGCATAGCTACCTGTTGTTGATTAAGTTCAGTGGACGCAGCAGCCGCTCgcgcaaacaaaaattctAACTGTTGCTTTGCTGTGTATACGCGAGTGAGTttatgtgggtgtgtgtgtgtgtgtgtgtatataaagtgcatttacaattttagttAGCTCTGCTACAACTAACGGTACaacaacatatatacatacatacattcgtatataaatattttgcgcaaaagtttttaacaggtgcgtttttcttttggcattttaactgttttaaatattttgataaatgaTTTATGGGCATGTGTGTGCTCTCATTAGTATTGCTCTTAATTAGTCAGAATCTAGCAATGTGTGACTGTAAAACCTTTTGTTTGAGCTTTCAATTTGCTAATTAAGCTTaatgaaattacaaattacgGTTAACAAAGTCAACAACTAAAGCGAATTCAATGAAATGTGACATACTATTTACTAATATGTGCAAGTTGCATGAAAAGGCGGCTCTTTGatattttaagcaaagttttattaacccgtttttgtgttttatattaCGACTTAACCGGTTTGTCACACGGTTTAGTTCATTAGGTCTTAATCTACATATTGCATAATATTGTCTTTTAGCAAATGTATTAACTAGCATTTTATTGTATAATGCAAAGCGCAATATTCAAGTTCATTGATTCTCAAACTGTAAGCGCGACTTAGTTCGTTGtctaattaaaatcaaacaattcaTGACACACTTTTatgaatttgtattattaaaacaaattcataaatgtctatattataatatttggcTCTACGCTTTTTACAAAcatgaaattttcatttccaaAGCTAGacgaattaaaaaatatacagcctcaaaatatatttttatataatagatatattgtttttataagcttaaagttAGCAGGTCTTAGCTTcactcttttatt
The DNA window shown above is from Drosophila busckii strain San Diego stock center, stock number 13000-0081.31 chromosome 3L, ASM1175060v1, whole genome shotgun sequence and carries:
- the LOC108598752 gene encoding mediator of RNA polymerase II transcription subunit 19 → MNNNYGNIMMDSPRSSPHGGRSPVVARQDSSGTLKTTISLGKTPTIIHTGPFYSMKEPPAKADLTGDKDLMTEHGLHHTLTKFKEKKFKESLASFLPNIPGINDLTLHPVENSTLRSVIEKPPIGGKELLPLTAMQLVGFRLHPGPLPEQYRTTYATPARKHKNKHKKHKHKDGITPGGTESTLLDSAGLETYEKKHKKQKRHEDDKERKKRKKEKKRKKKNQSPEPGTALGGSTAVGGMGGPVMGATPMSTGSVGVSASLNSGMGMNSFPASMQMQQQLPMQQQQQMPSGALLGSVLGTSGSGAGSGTGGPGSLLMSQF
- the LOC108598425 gene encoding uncharacterized protein LOC108598425, translated to MFRVGKFNAQVVRRIATQKRFMSLAKRLINSHQTLQSNTNTHQGRLAGNQSATHQISYGGKPAKKTHGSDHENAHKMRWPRKVFSGIQPTGSMHLGNYLGAVRKWIELQTARDDVTLCIVDMHSITMPHNPPVLRENIFTMAATLLACGVDPSQSTLFVQSAVMEHSEFNWILSSLCTMPRLAQLPQFKEKSRTLRDVPLGLYVYPVLQAADIMLYKSTHVPVGVDQLQHIQLAQHLARTFNTRYGEMFPVCNPMIEENEASRILSLRDTSKKMSKSDLNPKGTINLCDNPDQIAEKIKKALTDFTSDISFSPSMRPGVSNLVNIHAQVTGQTIKQVVSEANTLDTAKYKERVSEAVIEHLRPIREKIQQHLANRNELIYMLEMGADKARQTAQQTMSEVRQRLGLGTNVNMPACVHLPPPLPEHNRLTAAQRLSKGVLMPDVNAHTQPHFDQRTEPGNAALAVGGNAGESTTSEMSQPRLLRRPVVPLQTMRVEKFRNKGPPRHVFKMDSYNTPNIGFRAPTTSSGKMDFRDRHSTASAANFGFSIAPDASMVNSISGFKYSQHSSPSAVASITSQVNAATKQQELVSSLANSAYYKAAATAFNNTNPNVINMAAGAVSASNRSNSTTSGNTASPAIEEEEAVVEEQEDEEELNAAAPSESTKVEN
- the LOC108598092 gene encoding mitochondrial cardiolipin hydrolase, with amino-acid sequence MFIFDVHAWLSHYPITYTCCIAASTVAVSEVIWFAYKYIRTFIPRKEVFDVLMFNENGYECIFQHHKNVNKSAPLKCKNVNCSQNSINRIIETIDKAQYCIDMAMFTFNSTELFEALKQAMARGVQLRIICENSRAFKAGTSIWMLINLGAMMRGPKSLSLMHHKFCIIDEELRVEEICLERGRRTKPNLCNSCIINGSANWTIRGFGGNWENIVITTNNVMIKELQAEFNRMWKAFTISLEPVEDMKMFA
- the LOC108601040 gene encoding dihydrolipoyl dehydrogenase, mitochondrial — protein: MQSTLRRAVTTVAKTQLRTNAAILGALNARSYSSTHEADIVVIGSGPGGYVAAIKAAQMGMKTVSVEKEATLGGTCLNVGCIPSKALLNNSHYYHMAHSGDLANRGVICGSVSLDLEKLMGQKTNAVKALTGGIAMLFKKNKVTQLTGFGSIVSPNEVQVKKADGTTETVKTKNILIATGSEVTPFPGITIDEEVIVSSTGALKLAKVPKHMVVIGAGVIGLELGSVWSRLGAEVTAIEFMDTIGGVGIDTEVSKTFQKVLTKQGLKFKLGTKVMAASRSGDNVSVSVENAKSGEKEEIQCDALLVSVGRRPYTEGLGLEAVGIVKDDRGRIPVNATFQTVVPNIYAIGDCIHGPMLAHKAEDEGLITIEGINGGHVHIDYNCVPSVVYTHPEVAWVGKSEEMLKQEGVAYKVGKFPFMANSRAKTNNETDGFVKVLADQATDRVLGTHIIGPAAGELINEAVLAMEYGASAEDIARVCHAHPTCSEALREANVAAAFGKPINF